From Wolbachia endosymbiont (group A) of Longitarsus flavicornis, the proteins below share one genomic window:
- a CDS encoding CADD family putative folate metabolism protein: MKFTKSLNNKLDELHLLNHPFYQSWNTGSLSLQALQTYAKEYYHHVAAFPRYISGIHFLCPDLKMRQVLLGNLIEEEQGDENHPELWKRFAEGLGVARSDLLEDAQVKETQELVDGYFDIVRSDFASGLGALYAYERQTPEVSKSKIEGLKKHYSISDERSLQFFTVHMHADEWHSEECANLIEDLDEKEQDKVMQGAQKGAKLLWGFLDGMMNASVC, translated from the coding sequence ATGAAGTTTACTAAATCTCTGAATAATAAGTTAGATGAACTGCATTTATTAAATCATCCATTCTACCAATCATGGAATACAGGAAGCTTAAGCTTGCAAGCTTTACAAACCTACGCTAAAGAATATTATCACCACGTTGCTGCGTTTCCTCGTTATATCAGTGGTATACATTTTTTGTGCCCAGATCTAAAAATGCGACAGGTTTTGCTTGGTAATTTAATAGAAGAAGAACAAGGTGATGAAAATCATCCAGAATTATGGAAGCGTTTTGCTGAGGGACTGGGAGTAGCAAGGTCTGATCTTCTTGAAGATGCACAGGTTAAGGAGACACAAGAATTAGTTGATGGTTACTTTGATATTGTACGATCAGACTTTGCTTCCGGTTTGGGTGCACTTTATGCTTATGAACGTCAAACTCCAGAGGTTTCTAAGTCTAAAATTGAAGGTTTAAAAAAACACTATTCAATAAGTGATGAGCGTTCTCTTCAATTTTTTACGGTTCATATGCATGCTGATGAATGGCATTCTGAGGAGTGTGCAAATCTTATTGAAGATCTAGATGAAAAAGAGCAAGATAAAGTTATGCAGGGTGCTCAAAAGGGAGCAAAGCTCTTGTGGGGTTTTCTTGATGGAATGATGAATGCTAGCGTGTGTTAG
- the trxA gene encoding thioredoxin, with protein MSNDITSANDQNFKSEVTDYKGFVLVDFWAEWCGPCKSLMPRIEQLAKDRKGKIKICKFDIDGETEVPSKYGVQSIPTLIIFQDGKEIARKIGATNDLLSWVDSEIS; from the coding sequence ATGAGTAATGATATTACATCGGCAAATGATCAAAATTTCAAATCTGAAGTCACTGACTATAAAGGGTTCGTGCTGGTAGATTTTTGGGCAGAATGGTGTGGGCCATGTAAAAGTCTAATGCCACGTATAGAACAATTGGCTAAGGATAGAAAGGGCAAGATTAAGATCTGCAAATTCGATATAGATGGAGAAACTGAAGTGCCAAGTAAGTATGGGGTTCAATCTATACCTACTTTGATTATATTTCAAGATGGTAAGGAAATTGCACGCAAAATTGGTGCAACAAATGATTTGCTAAGTTGGGTTGATAGTGAAATAAGCTAA
- a CDS encoding ribonuclease D, whose amino-acid sequence MGIFLYKDDLPASSIPDDVRSIAVDTEAMGLLHSRDRLCLVQLSFNDGNAHLVQLKNDYTAPNLRKILEDKDITKIFHFARFDVSIIRHYLETWALPCYCTKIASRLVRTYTDNHSLKELCLELLDTKLNKQQQSSDWGNENLTDKQKSYAASDVLYLHRIKEKLDLMLERENRKELAQKCFEFLPTRIELDLMGWENVDIFNHQI is encoded by the coding sequence ATGGGAATATTTTTATATAAAGACGACTTGCCAGCTAGTTCAATACCAGATGATGTAAGGTCTATAGCTGTTGATACCGAGGCAATGGGGCTACTTCATAGCAGAGATAGATTATGCCTTGTGCAGCTCTCTTTTAATGATGGCAACGCTCACTTAGTTCAACTCAAGAACGATTATACAGCGCCAAATTTGAGAAAAATATTAGAGGATAAAGATATAACTAAAATATTTCACTTCGCGCGATTTGATGTAAGCATAATACGTCATTACTTGGAAACTTGGGCACTTCCGTGCTATTGCACAAAAATAGCTTCACGGTTAGTTCGCACTTACACAGATAATCATAGCTTAAAAGAGTTATGCTTAGAGCTGCTTGATACCAAACTAAATAAGCAGCAGCAATCTTCTGATTGGGGAAATGAAAATTTAACAGACAAACAAAAAAGTTATGCTGCATCTGATGTTTTGTATCTCCATAGGATAAAGGAAAAGCTAGACTTAATGCTGGAACGTGAAAATAGAAAAGAATTGGCCCAAAAGTGCTTTGAATTTCTTCCTACTCGCATTGAGTTAGACTTAATGGGTTGGGAAAACGTGGATATCTTTAATCATCAGATATAA